GATAATCTGATGTAATAATAAAcgctatggaaaaaaaaaacttaatttgagaaaaaatactaagaaaataacCACCCATATACCTTAGCATTCCTCTATGTTCTTCATGCCAGTTCTGTATTCTTTCTTCCCACTGTTCTTTTGTCAGTTTGTGTTGTTCCAAAACactgcaagggaaaaaaaaaatctatgaaaatgCCTCTAAGgttcaaatattctttttatttttatttatttatttatttattttcccattcaCGGATGGGTTTTTTAAACCCACTTTTATTCATTAATTGTAAGTAGTACAAATAttccaaaaatataaacagacacttAATGGCGTCCTACATTTCAAGTTTTTGAATACAACAAGTTTATCAAACCATGAACCTGTAAGCAAGGTAGTCAGAACCCCACAGCCCAGTCACAGTGGGAAGCAGATCTCCCCCACCCTCCGAACGGTATCTTGAAGGGGGTTACGTGGCACGACATGGAACATGTAAAATCTGAGATACTACAAGCAAAGAAGCTCACGGGGCGCAAAGAGGAGGGTCTGCTCCAGGGGCAAGCCCCACAGCAGTAAAGGAATGGGGCAGGGGGCCAGacccctgccttccctcccctgctTGAATGCAAGTATTTACcagtattaaaataaaaggacaaaacTAAAAACCCCATTTTACAAAAAAGGCGACTGAGGGACAGTAGTGGCAAGTAACCGACTGAAGACCTGAAGGGGAAAACAAGCTTACTTTCCGCAGACGCCTGACGTGTCTGGGACATGGGATACAGGACAGCCTTACGCGGGGGTTGCCTTACTGAATGAGGCCTCATGAACAGGGTAGGGGTAGCAAAACAGAacgggatccatttcccagggaaTGACTGCCTTTAGACTTCCCATGCTTTTCGCACAGAGAAGTTTCTGGGCCACTGTTAACGGAGGGGAATTTATAAAATGGTCAAAATCTTTGGGAGGCAGGAGGGAATTAAACAGAAGGTCCCAGGTTAACTGAAGGCAAATTCACTCAACCTCGCTATAGTAAGGGACCCATGGACCTACAGAGTGTCCCCTCTACAATGTGCAGAGTGGAAACTCTTACCTGACCCTTTCCAAACCGGTCCTGTGTCCAAAGCTCCCCCTATGAGAGGGACACGAACATCAGGCTTTTGATTTAGAAGCCCAATCAGAGACACACTGTGTCCCTGAAGAGGCACCTTAAAGAACTGAACCTGGCAGGTGGGCAGATTCCTGGCACGGCGTGAACTGGGGTCGACCAGGCCTGGTGGCCTATTGCTTCCCGAAGACCAGCCTCAAACAGGAAGGGCTGGTAGGAAACCCCGGAAGAGATCCTGGGGTGAACTGGCTCCCTCTCAATCTTGCCTTCCTCCCAAACTGAGTCTGGCCTGATTCCTCTAAGGAGCAAGTCTTGCAGTCATCTCTTGCCCCTAACACACTGTGAAACTGGAGACCAGAAGGTGCATAATGACTTCAGGCTGGCTCTGGTCCACACCGATGGACCCTGCTTAGACCTATTTGGCTGAGCTGCCTCTCCAGCAAAGGGAGGAGAGGGTGAGTGGGGGGTGCGGCATTTCCGGTGAGGAACTgcatgggggcagggcagggttcTGGCGAGAATGAGGCCTCTGGAGCCGGGCTTCATGCAGAAGCAGCGGGGACACTCCCACCGAGCCATCCTGGGCTCTGGTCACGAGTCCCTTGGAACACTTGGACAAGTCTGATAGGAAAGCGGGTGGCGCCAGCTCTTCCTTCACCTGGAGGCAAGGAGACCCAAGGCAGGGCAGAAAGGGGCCTCAGAACTGGATCAGCTTAGAGCCTCTTATTGCTTATTTAGTCAGAAAAGCATGGCCGGACCCCATGGCAGATGTGGCCCAAGGGCTAACCCTTAGGATGGGGCTTGGGAGAGAGGCCCCTCCTGCAATATTAGGATAGAGGCCTAGGCCAGGGCCTTAGAATCAGAAGCTCCCATTTTCCTTCAGGAGGTGTCACTCCTGGCCAGCCCTGGAGCCCTCTTCCCCTACCTGCTTGAAGCAGAATCACACAGGCACCAGGGAATGATGCCTGGGAAATGATCACATGGGCTTTGGGGACCCTGTTCTACTCATGTGACACCAAAGGGAAAGACAAAGCCTCACAACCTTGGGACAAGGAGGGGaggtggcatcacaatgctagaGAAGGATGCTAGGCAGTCAGAACACCAAGCTGCTACTCCACCACCTGGTCCCGGCTAGCTCCTCAGACTGCACTAGTGTGTGGCCAGTCTGAAAAGGATAATGGGGCTAAGTCCTGAGTGGGCGGTGTTCTTGCACCTGAAGCAACTTACAAATGCTTTGTGACATCTGCCTCCAGGGAAAACAGAGAGGGAGATAGGAACCCCCTCCCACCCGAGGGAGGGAGCGGAGGCCATGGCTAAGGCAGTGATGCTGAAGTGGGGCTCCCTCTGGGGGATCCCTTGTGCTCCCAATTACAGCAGCACTTCcccttttgttttccattctgggGAAACTTCCTTTttgtgacttattttttaaagcattcacTATTAAGAAACTTTGAAAGCAAAGAGACACGCAAAGCGCAGGTGTGTGAAGAGCTCACTCACACCTGTTACCATTGGCAGGAGGCACGTGCGTTACGTTGGCAAACTAAACGGTGAGAACACCCAGCCCCTCAGCCCAGGAAACGCAAGAGTGCCTGAGACCCTGGAGAGAAAAAGCAACAGCCAGGAAGGATGAAGACACCTGGCCCTGGGGGAAGACACGAGAGAAAAGAGCCCTGCCCAAGAAACAGGTGGGTGGGACCCAGAGCGCCCTTCCCAGACTTGGGGACAAAGTCCTTGCAGCAGCACCAGCAGAGAATGCCTGAAGagcagacttagggacacatccCGAGCCCAGCTGACCTACAAGCCAAGgggacacacacactcatgcccTTGGGATTTTCCTCTTCCCTGCACCCCCAGGGCCTCCCACACTCACCTCAGGCCCAGGACTGCAGCTCTGTCAGAAACAAAACAGCCCCAACACTCCACATtttgaaagagaattttaaaacagaGTCAAAATAACAGAAATCAGTTATCTGTCCTCTTCAAGGGCAGGGAGAAGACCTCCTTCCCCACAGGTTCAAGACTATGGCTAGGTGGTGAGGAGGGCAGGCCCGGCACCCAAGCCTTGGGGAGACACAGAAAGGGCCCGAGCCAGGCACTCGGCCAGAGGCTAGTGCAGCCCTTGGGCCACAGGACCTGATGGCCACTGGGGCTACCAGTTCTGGATACAAGCTTTCATCTTCCCAGAAATGTCGTCATTCTGTCTGCAGCAGTTGGCTAGAGCAAGGCTTCAGGGAGATGTGTGCCTGGGGCACCCGAAGGCAGCCTCTGACCCTACCTTTCTCCGTGGCATAAGCCTTACAACACTGAGGAAAGGCCATAGGTTTGGCGACGGAGCCTTCAATGGTCTTCACCCCTATAGAGCTCGGTGGCTCTCAGGGGGACAGGAGAGGAGACAGACTAACTTGGGGAGAGTCTTGATCATCCGCTTTCTCCCCCAGCCTGAAACACTTATATCCCAGGACCACAGTTCAAGGCAagacacactcatacacacacacacacacacacaaatacacgcaCTTACTCACATCTCAGGAACCCAACTCAGGGAGCAGGCAGCTCTGGGTATCGCTGGTCTGATATCTGCCCACTCAGCATCTAACCTGTCCTAAAGCTCTTTCCGATCACTTCTAGTTCCAGGTCTCATTTGGTGAGATACTCCAGATTCCACTCTGTCAGGCTGATCATAAAGGCACAGTGTAGGAAAGTCCCCAACTGGGATGTCCATTGCTTGGCAGCAGGGAAGGCTAAGGGGCCTGCAGCTGCCCAAGGCTGGTGTAGACATCCTCTGCCGCACTCAGCTCCTCAAAGACTGGGATCAGGTTCAGCAACTCAGTGTCTGCCATGTCGTCAAACCAAGACTGCACGGGCACTGCATTCTCCGGGTGGAAGATGTAAGAAGCAGGCGAGTTGTCCAGAATGAGGGTTTTCCTCAGGTCCCTTCCCACGCGGCTGAGGTCCTTGACATAGCAGCCCTGGTGAAACACACAGGACTCACGGAACAGGCGGGCCCGGAATACCCCGCACCTGTCCAGCAGATCCGTCACAGGGTCAGCATACTTAGCTAGGCTGGCAGTGAAGAGAACACATTCAAAGAGTTCCCCCATTCGTCTCAGGAACTCATCCACGTAAGGCCTCTTGAGCACGTACACCTGCTGAGTGGTCCCTTCGATCTCTACAGGCACTATGAAGTCAGCATTGTTGATTGGCTTAAGGGAACTATGCACAAGGGTTTCATCCAAGTCAATGAGCACGCAGATTCTTCCTTGATCTTCCTCTGTCACCTCCGGGAGCAGACAGGTCCCTGGAATCTGATAAAACTGGTACTGGAGACACTGGAGCAGATCCGACTTAGCAATGGTGTTGGCTTCCTCCTTGTATGCGGAGAGCTCAGTGGAGGAGCTTGACTGGCCAACATGCTGGGCGCGAAAACAGCAGAAAAGGGCCTTGAAGATGTTACGTCCACGAGGCTTCTTAGGAGAGGACTTGGAGACCAGGCCTTGCTTGGTGAGCACCAGGGCGTCTTCCCTCCACGCCTGGGTGATGATGGAGCCGTGTTCCATCTAACAATCCCGCGGGCCCGGGCTCGCTGGGCGGGAGGACGCGCGGGCGCACagactgggctgggctgggctggggggcctGGGCGGGGGCCcgctccggctccggctccggctcccgAGACTCCGACTCCCACTGCTGTTCACATCCCTGCTCTTGTTCCTCCCCTGGGCCGGGAAGGGAGGCGGCCTGTACGGAGAGCGGGAGGCCCGGGCAACGGCTCCCCCGGTTGCCCCCGGCCCCGATCCCCCGGCGGCAGCTCCGGGCTCCTCAGTTTGGGTCCAACATGGAGAAtccaaatattctttttaaaagtctagAATCATTCAGTACCTTAACTGTGGTGGTCACACAAAGCTATACACATGATAAAACTGCACAgaattaacaaatatatatatacacacaaatgacTGCAGTAACACTGATGAAACCTGAATGGGGTCAGTGGATTGCATCAATGTCAACATCCTAGTTGTGATACTGTACTAAAGTCATGCGAGATGTTACCATTACGGAAGGCTGGGAGAAGGATACTCAAGACCCAGACCTCCCTATCGTTTTTTACCAGTGTGTGCGAATCTACaactatctcaaaataaaaagattctATGATCCTGAAACTATTTTACATAATATATGTTTTTAAGATAGTTATATGGCTAGTTTATGGgaattcaaatatttgaaatgaataaaatattgggccaaaaaaagggaaaatgactTCCTCatgattaataaaaaaaattagacaagaACAGACTGAAAATCAGAATTCTTGGGTCTTAATTCTTCTATGACTCTATGTATTTACTTTCTTTGCTgctaaatttaattttgttattttctatcGGTAATACTTTTATATAAGAAGTACACAAGTGAAAAGGCATTTTTTTTCACCACCCCCCAACACTTCAAATAATTTATTAGTTTCTTTTGTATCCTTCCAGTGTTCCTTCTGCAAATGTAAGCAAACACAAACATTCTCATTTTCAACGACAAATATTTTAACACCAAATGAGCAAATTCAGCATGCATATAATTTACCTGCTGTGTTTACTATCCTGCTATGTGTTTCTATTCTCCTTGGGAATTATGATGACAATTATCCAACTTTATTGATGAATACTCAGATCCTATTTTACTGATAGCAAAAGCTGtggtattaaaatattatttttttactatgtAAAAATTTTAAGGTAAACCCACGGATTTCTTAGCAGCATAAAGGAATCTTGGAATATAATCTtcccttggacaagttactcacTATTTAGAGTGAATTCCTTAATGAGGCCTCAGACAGACCATGATGTTTTTACTACACACCATTTTCTCTATGTATCCTTTTAAGCTCTTGCTTTTGAGGAGATTTTTGTCTTCCTCTTTACAGCATTTAAGTTTCCacatttttcttgtctttatACTCTCTTGCCATCTGGCCTCTGTGCTCACCAAGAGGCAAGGCTTGAGGGCATAATCAGTGCAGCCAATTGCAGATATTACAATGTTAACTAAATCTGAAGGTAtggattaattaaattaaatgtcaCTAAGATTTATGTTCTAGCTTTTTATATTCTGAATTTCAAATCTCATTCGTTTGCATTTTGTATAATGTGCTTGTATTATTAATCTGCATGACTGGTTTGCAGGTATCCAAAAATTCCCActttggaaaagaatctgaagaagaatggatatatatatttgtataactgaaccactttgcagtacacctgaaactaacacaacattgtaaatcaactataccccactataaaataaaaattaaatttaaaaaaaagagataataactaaaaaaaaagaggaaaaaattcccactttttcttttcttctgtccaGGAAAAAGGAGATCTTCTTCACGGTAAGGCTAATCTGTCCCACCTGGCTTTAAATCTGTCTATTTGAGACTTTAAAAGACTTATCCCTCTATTTTCTCAGGATCTTCACTCCATCATTTATTGTCCTCTGCCTACATATATTACCAGATACAGGCATACCACAGAGATATTTTCGGTTCATTTCCAGACCACAATaagaaagcaagtcacacaaattttttggtttcccagtgcatatatgGTTATggttatactatactgtagtctattaagtgtgcaatagcattatatccATAGagacaatgtacataccttaatttaaaaatattttattgctaaaaaatgctaaccaccatCTGAGGCTTCAGGGAGTCATAATCGTTTTGCtagtggagggtttgaaatattgcgagagctaccaaatgtgacacagagacatgaagtgagctaAAGCTGCTGGAAAAAACAGTGCTAaaagacttgcttgatgcagggttgccacgaaccttcaatttgtaaaaaacacaatacctAAAGcacacaataaagcaaagtgagAAAAAAGGAGGTATGCCTATATACTTATTTGTGTTAAGAGGGCAAAGATCACATCCATGTTGCTCACCACTTATGCCCAGTGCCAGAACAAAAGAGGCAAAAATCTGTAAAGTGAATAAAGGAATTAAttcttttccatcttttaaaGAACATGTCTATAAACTCATGCTTCCCTCCTcttagtatttttctttgtcaCAGCCAAATTTCTTTCGTGAACTGTTCATATTCACCACCCTTCATTTCCATACCTCACATCATCACCCCCAGTCCACCACAATCTGGCTTCAACCCCCAACAATCTACTGAAACTGCTCTTATACTAGAGATATTTCAAACTCAATAGGTTCAAAACTGAAATCTTCCTCCTCTGAAATGTGTTCCTTCTCCTCTTACCTTGAAAAGGTATTACAAACCACCCAAATGCCCAAGTCAGAAACCTGGTACACAAAAATTTATGCATATCTAGCTCTTTTTAAAAGAGAGGGATACTATCTGGTGGAGCTGATTATTCCTATCAGCAGATTGCTAAACTCTACTGTGGGAGAACAGATTGCTTATCTGGGTTTTTCAATACAAGAATTATAAACATCCAACAAAATCAAATTATTGTGTTTGATTTAGGTTCACCAAATAAGCTGATTACTAATTTTCCCCCAGATACTTAGTGATAAAAGTTTGTTATATACTATACATGGAATAAATCAACGACTGAAGGTTTCTTCTCCATTCTAAACCAACAACTTAGTATTCTGACTTTATGAGTCTCTTTTAAACTTAGATAACTTGAATTAGTCCTCCTTAGACTAACAACTTGAAGGACACCTGACTGGACCTTCAAAGTTAAAGACCAAATCTTGAACAGCCTGTGCTATCTTCCTTCTTCTAAATAGAATGGGTTACAGCACATATGCATGTAAAAGAAGTTAAATTAATTGTGTTTAAGTGATTCcagtatcaaaaaaaatttttttaatcacatgACTATTAAATGTAAGCCAATTACTTCATCTGGTACTCACCCAAACAGCAATCTGATCTAACACTGAAAGAACAACTATCTATGTTATACTTGTTGAGATGAAACATGACTATTTTATGAACAATTAAGAATTTTAAGGGTAATTTTGATTATATATAACCATTACCTTATGTTCTGATTTAAAAGCTAACCTGCTGGCGttttactatatataaattatacctcaattaaaataaaaacttttaactgAAATGAAATTCTACTGTACCAGTAATCAGTTACTCAATTTAGTGCTTAAAAAATCTGAGAAAAGGAACTTTGGGCTGGAATAATcatcaaaaagaaacagagactaaTAAGTATTTCATATTCCTGATTCTTTCAGTGAACAACATGCATTATTTTACCTTCTAAGATAACTATTATTGTTGTAATATTAAAGAGCAGAACAGTATAACATTTAATAATCAATTATTAAAGCTACTGTACTTAAGGGTACCTATAAAGCATATAACAACAG
This region of Mesoplodon densirostris isolate mMesDen1 chromosome 7, mMesDen1 primary haplotype, whole genome shotgun sequence genomic DNA includes:
- the LOC132494077 gene encoding carboxy-terminal domain RNA polymerase II polypeptide A small phosphatase 2-like, whose amino-acid sequence is MEHGSIITQAWREDALVLTKQGLVSKSSPKKPRGRNIFKALFCCFRAQHVGQSSSSTELSAYKEEANTIAKSDLLQCLQYQFYQIPGTCLLPEVTEEDQGRICVLIDLDETLVHSSLKPINNADFIVPVEIEGTTQQVYVLKRPYVDEFLRRMGELFECVLFTASLAKYADPVTDLLDRCGVFRARLFRESCVFHQGCYVKDLSRVGRDLRKTLILDNSPASYIFHPENAVPVQSWFDDMADTELLNLIPVFEELSAAEDVYTSLGQLQAP